The DNA window TCGATCCTCGGCCTGCATGACCGCGTGCACGCCCAGCATGAAGATGACGCCCGGCGCCGCTGGGGCGAGTTCAGCGCGAAGCTCGCCGCGCCTCGTCGCCATGCCGTGCGCATCGGCATTGCCGGCAAGTACGCCTCGCTTCGAGACGCCTATGCATCGATCGACAAGGCGATCGAGCACTGCGGGATTCATCTCTCCGCCTCAGTTGAGGTTGCGTGGCTGGACACGAGTGACATTCGCACGCTCGATGACGCAGGGCGGGCGCTCGCCGGCTGCGATGCGATCATCGTGCCCGGCGGCTTCGGGGTGCGCGGCGTCGAAGGGAAGATCCGCTGTGTGGAGTGGGCCAGAACGAAGGGACTTCCCTTCCTCGGCATCTGCCTCGGCTTCCAGGTGGCCGTCATCGAGTTCGCTCGGCATGTGCTTGGCTGGGATGGCGCGAACACCACGGAGCTCGATCCAGCGACTCCCTACCCGGTCATCTCCGAGCTGCCCGAGCAGAAGCGCATCGAGGGAATCATGGGCGGCACCATGCGACTCGGGGCGCAGGATGTGGTCATCGAGCCCGGCACACTCGCCTCGTTCCTCTTCGGCGGGCAGCCGCTGGTGCGGGAGCGCTTCCGCCATCGCTACGAAGTCGACCCGGCGCACATCGAAGCGTTGACCGGGGCGGGACTCGTTTTCAGCGGCCGGCATCCGAAGTTCCCGGTGATGCAGGTCGTCGAACTCCCCGCGCACGCACACCCATACTTCATCGGGGCGCAGTTCCACCCGGAGTTGACGAGCCGACCCCTCAGGCCCCAGCCGCTCTTTGCGGGACTGGTGGCCGCGGCCCTCTGCCGCGTGAGGCCGGAGGTGGCGAACGAACCCGCGATTGCACGCTGGCACCGCCCCGCCGAGGTCGCGAACGCGACGCACGCCTGACGCAACGAGCCACTTCAAAGTGGCGATCCAGCCACAGCTCTCGCCGCGCGGATCCGCCTCGCCTTCCGGCGTTGACGGACAAGACCATGGCCGTTGAGCAAGACCCCGATGGGCGCTCTTCGGCTACACTCTCCCGCCCCGGCGATGTAGCTCAGCTGGCTAGAGCGAGGGATTCATAAACCCTAGGTCGGCGGTTCGAGCCCGCCCATCGCCATTGGACGCTCGCGGCTTACGGGCACGGCCCCCACGCGCCCAGCAGGATCGCGAGATCGGCGCCATCGACGCTTCCGCTGCCATCGAGGTCGCCGCTGCCGGAGCCTCCCCACTGCCCGAGCAGAATCGCGAGATCAGCGCCGTCGACGGTGCCGCTGTCATTGAGGTCGCCGACGCAGACCTCGACCTCGGGTGTCGCGGGCACCGGCACATTCACTGACACAGAGCTTTCCTCGCCCGGCTTGAAGAGTCCGATCGATGCGGCACCGGTCACGGGCGGCTGATCGGCCACGAAGCGGAAGTTGAACATGGTGCTCCAACGCAGCGCGTTGGCGTTCGCATTCTGGGCGAAGGTCTGGGTACTCCAGAGCAGCTCGCTCCCGGATGCCGACATCACCCACGGATCGGTCGAGTAGGGCTCGCCCGAGTGGTGATTGATGATCGTCTGGCCCTGATTGGTGACCGTTACACCGGGCGCCACCGGGATTGACCACGACCCTGCGGCCCGGTCGACATTCTGATTGAAGACGGCGTACTCGTAGCTCCAGGTGCCGTTGCCGTTGACGCTCACC is part of the Phycisphaeraceae bacterium genome and encodes:
- a CDS encoding CTP synthase; translated protein: MPLSERRDATRPDSGTGFLSQFSDSQEAGEWFSPAPAGYQRGRTRFVVVIGTVMSGLGKGIFSSSLAKLLKDKGLQVAPIKMEGYLNIDSGTLNPFRHGEVFVLDDGLETDMDLGTYERILDQDLSRRNFVTAGQIYTEILERERRGGYLGRDVQMIPHVTGAVKMRLRELAMTGGPGGRPADVVFVEVGGTAGDYENGFYIEALRELAFEEGPDSTCFVALTYILEPTILGEQKSKAAQLGIKRLMEAGIQPQLIACRAKNPVSDKVMQKIGMFSNVPIKRIFSMHDRESIYVIPDAMRAGGLDREILSILGLHDRVHAQHEDDARRRWGEFSAKLAAPRRHAVRIGIAGKYASLRDAYASIDKAIEHCGIHLSASVEVAWLDTSDIRTLDDAGRALAGCDAIIVPGGFGVRGVEGKIRCVEWARTKGLPFLGICLGFQVAVIEFARHVLGWDGANTTELDPATPYPVISELPEQKRIEGIMGGTMRLGAQDVVIEPGTLASFLFGGQPLVRERFRHRYEVDPAHIEALTGAGLVFSGRHPKFPVMQVVELPAHAHPYFIGAQFHPELTSRPLRPQPLFAGLVAAALCRVRPEVANEPAIARWHRPAEVANATHA